The Algoriphagus sp. TR-M9 genome has a window encoding:
- a CDS encoding acyltransferase family protein, producing MTTHRRYDIDWLRVIAIGLLLIYHIAIVFQPWAMFLGFIKSNELMEDLWMPMTLLNVWRIPFLFFVSGMGVYFAIQRRNWKQLMKERGRRILIPFLFGMLAIVPLHFLVFQHYYGLPIGYYPHPAHLWFLGNIFIYVTVLLPVFFYLKRAGRVQHYLSQFMSNPIGPLSLSVLFALETIVVQPQVFELYAMTWHGFFLGLLAFFCGFLCVYSGKSFWKTVMEWKWFYLALAMAFYLVRWKVLNLQSPSYLLAIESNCWILAIFGMGYQYLNQPSKVLNYLSEAAYPIYIIHMVVLYAGGLFILPLEIPVFLKFILIVAFTGIGCLGIYELLIRRNSLLRPFFGLKVAPKAKTVMDGAKVGTSGTAVENQKNQDSTAFH from the coding sequence ATGACTACTCACAGAAGATACGACATAGACTGGCTTCGCGTAATCGCCATAGGCCTGCTGCTGATTTATCATATCGCCATAGTTTTCCAGCCTTGGGCTATGTTTTTGGGCTTCATTAAAAGTAATGAGCTCATGGAGGATTTGTGGATGCCTATGACCTTACTCAACGTCTGGAGAATACCGTTTCTGTTTTTTGTCTCTGGAATGGGCGTGTACTTTGCTATACAGCGAAGAAACTGGAAACAGCTGATGAAGGAAAGGGGAAGGCGGATTTTAATCCCCTTCCTGTTTGGAATGCTCGCGATAGTACCACTACATTTTCTGGTTTTCCAGCACTACTATGGATTACCAATTGGATATTATCCTCATCCGGCCCATCTGTGGTTTCTAGGTAATATTTTCATTTACGTTACGGTTTTACTCCCTGTGTTTTTTTATTTGAAAAGAGCTGGGAGAGTTCAGCACTATTTGTCTCAATTCATGAGCAACCCGATAGGCCCACTTTCACTTTCAGTCTTATTTGCTTTAGAAACGATTGTGGTGCAACCTCAGGTTTTTGAATTATATGCAATGACCTGGCATGGATTCTTTTTAGGCTTGCTGGCTTTTTTCTGCGGTTTTCTATGTGTCTACAGCGGGAAGAGTTTCTGGAAAACGGTGATGGAGTGGAAGTGGTTTTACCTAGCTTTGGCAATGGCATTTTACCTAGTGAGATGGAAGGTATTGAACTTGCAATCCCCATCCTATTTGTTGGCGATTGAGTCAAACTGCTGGATTTTGGCGATTTTTGGGATGGGCTATCAGTACTTGAACCAGCCAAGCAAGGTGCTAAATTACCTAAGTGAAGCAGCTTATCCCATTTACATTATTCACATGGTGGTGCTGTATGCGGGAGGATTATTTATTTTGCCGCTAGAAATACCAGTATTCCTGAAGTTTATCTTGATAGTGGCATTTACCGGAATAGGGTGTCTGGGGATTTATGAACTTTTGATTAGAAGGAATAGCTTGTTAAGGCCCTTTTTCGGGCTGAAGGTGGCGCCGAAAGCTAAAACTGTGATGGATGGAGCGAAGGTAGGTACTTCCGGTACTGCGGTAGAAAATCAAAAAAACCAAGATTCTACGGCATTTCATTGA
- a CDS encoding xanthine dehydrogenase family protein molybdopterin-binding subunit: MIKLPKTTRRHFLKNISYLSIGFPLFGFIRISKKENKALGIIDSAPDHLKKLQNVNAWLEILEDGTVRIFSGKVELGQGIRTAIRQVAAEELDLALSQVDVHLAETGVTPDEGYTAGSSSIPNSAMSVRYAAATARQKLLELAAEKLNTTTSNLKFYNGQITHKTTAQALNFAQVLDGAQINMEVSKPVPIKQKSERRYVGKPIPRNDIEQMVRGEKLYIQDMRLPGMVHARVVRPPAYQSKLESIDLSGVKANVKGILKTVVNGSFVGVITEKEYQAVKAERYLKQHSKWSAGKSFPLAKDLFSHIKSIAEPAKNIKNDGDFTQANVSGTTFKASYTKPYIKHGSIGPGCGIALFDGEILHIWSHSQGIYPMRRAISGMLNIPEEKIHVTSVPGAGCFGHSTADDAAADASILALAMPNKPIRVQWSRQDENCWEPFGSAMIMELEARLSSNGKIQAWKSEVWTDSHSLRPDRDPATLLDTRYLEPARSLRGRGYLGGGHRNADPYYSIPNMQVNAHFFDGPLRVSSLRSLGSYTTIFSIESFMDELAEKAGKDPLEFRIEHLEDERAKAVIRKVRNMCSSVRTGPLEGIGYAFSRYKNSAAYAAVGAKVRVDGENGEVKVISMWAAADVGEIINLDGIKNQIEGGMLQAASWTLREEVTFEGDKITSSDWSNYPVFRFSDIPEVQVEMIDRPDQPAEGGGEVSMPPTGAAIANAVYAASGKRVYSLPINPAK, from the coding sequence ATGATTAAACTACCAAAAACCACGAGACGACACTTTCTCAAAAACATTAGCTACCTCAGCATAGGCTTCCCTCTATTCGGTTTCATTAGAATTTCTAAAAAAGAAAACAAAGCTCTAGGTATAATTGATAGCGCACCTGACCATTTAAAAAAGCTTCAGAATGTAAATGCTTGGCTTGAAATCTTGGAAGACGGAACAGTGAGGATTTTTTCAGGGAAAGTTGAGCTCGGACAGGGAATACGTACCGCTATTCGCCAAGTGGCAGCTGAGGAACTGGACCTAGCGCTTTCTCAAGTGGATGTTCACTTAGCAGAGACCGGAGTTACCCCAGATGAAGGCTATACCGCAGGCAGCAGTTCTATTCCCAATAGTGCCATGTCCGTTCGGTATGCCGCGGCTACCGCCAGACAAAAGCTACTAGAATTAGCAGCTGAGAAACTCAATACAACGACATCAAACCTGAAATTCTATAACGGACAGATTACCCATAAAACTACTGCACAAGCACTCAATTTCGCACAAGTACTGGACGGTGCCCAAATCAACATGGAGGTCAGCAAACCTGTACCCATTAAACAAAAGTCAGAAAGACGGTACGTGGGGAAGCCTATTCCTAGAAATGACATCGAACAAATGGTCCGGGGTGAAAAGCTTTACATCCAAGACATGCGTTTGCCTGGCATGGTGCACGCTCGGGTAGTCCGACCTCCTGCTTATCAATCCAAACTAGAGAGCATTGACCTTAGCGGAGTAAAAGCAAATGTGAAAGGAATATTAAAAACGGTGGTCAATGGTAGTTTTGTAGGTGTGATCACCGAAAAGGAATATCAAGCTGTGAAAGCTGAGAGGTATCTGAAGCAGCACTCAAAATGGTCTGCAGGCAAATCATTTCCTCTAGCAAAAGATTTATTCTCACATATTAAATCAATAGCCGAACCTGCAAAAAACATCAAAAACGATGGGGATTTTACCCAAGCGAATGTAAGCGGAACTACTTTCAAAGCATCTTACACCAAACCCTACATCAAGCATGGTTCCATAGGTCCCGGCTGCGGAATTGCACTTTTTGATGGAGAAATTTTACACATTTGGTCACACAGCCAGGGAATTTATCCCATGCGAAGAGCCATCTCTGGCATGCTAAATATTCCCGAAGAAAAAATTCACGTGACTTCAGTTCCAGGAGCTGGATGTTTTGGACACAGTACTGCAGACGATGCTGCTGCTGATGCCTCCATATTAGCGCTAGCCATGCCCAACAAACCTATTCGGGTACAATGGTCCCGCCAAGACGAAAACTGCTGGGAACCCTTTGGCTCAGCCATGATTATGGAACTGGAGGCCCGCCTGTCTAGCAATGGAAAGATTCAGGCCTGGAAATCGGAGGTTTGGACAGATTCACATAGCCTTCGTCCAGACAGAGATCCTGCTACCTTACTGGATACCCGATACCTAGAGCCAGCCCGATCGCTTAGAGGCAGAGGATACCTGGGCGGAGGACATAGAAATGCAGACCCTTATTACAGCATTCCCAATATGCAGGTGAATGCGCACTTCTTTGATGGACCACTGCGGGTTTCTTCCTTGCGCAGCCTAGGCTCCTATACCACTATTTTTTCCATAGAATCCTTTATGGATGAGTTGGCAGAAAAAGCGGGCAAAGACCCCTTGGAGTTTAGAATTGAGCATTTGGAGGATGAAAGAGCCAAAGCCGTAATCCGTAAAGTGCGCAATATGTGCAGCTCAGTACGCACTGGACCTCTAGAAGGAATAGGATATGCTTTTTCCCGGTATAAAAATTCTGCTGCCTATGCAGCAGTGGGCGCCAAAGTCCGGGTAGATGGTGAAAATGGGGAAGTGAAAGTGATCAGCATGTGGGCAGCTGCAGACGTAGGTGAAATCATCAACCTAGACGGAATCAAAAACCAAATCGAGGGTGGAATGCTACAAGCAGCATCTTGGACCCTACGAGAAGAGGTGACTTTCGAAGGCGATAAAATCACCAGTTCTGACTGGAGTAACTATCCCGTTTTTCGCTTTTCGGATATTCCTGAAGTGCAGGTAGAAATGATAGATAGGCCAGATCAGCCAGCTGAAGGAGGTGGAGAAGTGTCCATGCCTCCTACAGGAGCCGCTATAGCAAACGCAGTGTATGCTGCATCAGGGAAAAGGGTATATAGTTTACCCATCAATCCTGCCAAGTGA
- a CDS encoding ArsR/SmtB family transcription factor codes for MGVTKADLFTKEQNELAQVAKVFAHPARVAIIEFLLRSNTCINGDLVQELGLAQATISQHLRELKQVGIIQGTIEGVSVSYCINPEKWMQIQQLFNGLFDQFLPNPKSCC; via the coding sequence ATGGGAGTTACAAAAGCAGACCTTTTTACAAAGGAGCAGAATGAATTGGCCCAGGTAGCCAAAGTTTTTGCACATCCGGCTAGAGTTGCCATTATTGAGTTTCTTTTGCGCAGCAATACCTGCATCAATGGAGATTTGGTTCAGGAACTGGGGCTAGCGCAAGCCACGATCAGTCAGCATCTTCGGGAGCTAAAGCAGGTTGGGATCATTCAAGGAACCATAGAAGGCGTTTCAGTGAGCTACTGTATCAATCCGGAAAAGTGGATGCAAATTCAGCAACTGTTCAATGGTCTTTTTGATCAATTTTTACCTAATCCTAAAAGCTGTTGTTAA
- a CDS encoding Gfo/Idh/MocA family protein — translation MSKESSRRSFIKKSAIAGTATMVLPTFIPSSAFGANDRINAAVLGINGRGKSHIQGFMSQKDVQVTTLCDPDMNLLTAGQKSFQEKYNQEVALEQDIRKVLDNKDIDVISLATPNHWHALATIWACQAGKDVYVEKPGSHNISEGRKMIEAAEKYDRIVQHGVQLRSSPAVQEAIELMRDGYIGRVYMARGLVFRMRGDIGDKGVSPVPEGLDYDLWTGPAPKVPFTRNLVHYNWHWHWDYGNGDVGNQGIHETDLCMWGLDVGFPTKITSMGGKYLWNDSKEVPEVLTSVYNYPDENKIIQFEVRPWYTNAEGGATVGNIFYGDKGYLVVDGYDKYQTFLGEDRTPGKSGDDGGVAATGMDRGAGGTDVHFANFIEAVRKHDKSILNGPVETAHLSSGLAHLGNIAYRLGRVLDFDPQTEKFVNDSEADAMLTREYRPGFEVPDQV, via the coding sequence ATGAGTAAAGAATCATCTAGAAGAAGCTTTATCAAGAAGTCTGCCATAGCAGGTACGGCCACCATGGTACTGCCTACCTTCATACCTTCATCGGCTTTTGGAGCCAATGACCGGATTAATGCTGCTGTCTTGGGAATAAACGGAAGGGGCAAAAGCCATATTCAGGGCTTTATGTCGCAGAAGGATGTGCAGGTCACTACCCTTTGTGATCCGGATATGAATTTGCTGACAGCTGGCCAAAAAAGCTTTCAGGAAAAATACAATCAAGAAGTAGCACTAGAGCAAGATATCCGCAAGGTGCTGGACAATAAAGATATTGATGTGATAAGTTTGGCTACGCCAAATCACTGGCATGCTTTGGCTACGATCTGGGCCTGCCAGGCAGGGAAGGATGTATATGTGGAAAAACCAGGCTCGCACAATATATCCGAAGGTCGCAAAATGATAGAGGCAGCGGAGAAATATGACAGAATTGTACAGCACGGCGTGCAGCTCAGGAGTTCTCCGGCAGTACAAGAAGCGATTGAACTGATGAGGGATGGCTACATCGGCAGAGTATATATGGCCAGAGGTTTGGTATTTAGAATGCGAGGCGATATAGGAGATAAGGGTGTTTCTCCGGTTCCTGAGGGTCTGGATTACGATCTTTGGACGGGGCCCGCTCCTAAGGTGCCCTTCACCCGTAATTTGGTCCATTATAACTGGCATTGGCATTGGGATTATGGCAATGGTGACGTGGGCAATCAAGGCATCCATGAAACCGACCTCTGCATGTGGGGGCTGGATGTGGGTTTTCCTACTAAAATCACCTCTATGGGCGGCAAGTACCTGTGGAATGACAGTAAGGAAGTTCCAGAAGTGCTGACTTCGGTTTACAATTATCCGGATGAAAATAAAATCATTCAGTTTGAAGTTCGACCATGGTACACCAATGCAGAAGGTGGAGCTACAGTGGGAAATATTTTCTATGGTGATAAGGGCTATTTGGTGGTAGATGGATACGATAAGTACCAGACATTTCTAGGTGAAGACCGAACACCAGGTAAATCCGGTGATGACGGGGGAGTGGCAGCTACTGGCATGGATAGAGGGGCAGGAGGCACGGATGTTCACTTTGCCAATTTCATAGAGGCCGTTCGTAAGCATGATAAATCCATTCTGAACGGACCAGTGGAAACAGCACATTTGTCATCGGGCTTGGCACATTTAGGAAATATTGCTTACAGGCTAGGCAGAGTGCTGGATTTCGATCCTCAAACGGAGAAATTTGTGAACGACTCGGAAGCAGACGCCATGCTTACTCGGGAGTACAGACCGGGATTTGAAGTGCCCGACCAGGTTTAG
- a CDS encoding ankyrin repeat domain-containing protein — MKTLKIQSLAMLVAVASVVIFTPACSQTTEKSKSETKAEAPDMDIHAAVLAGNLEVVQQHIKAGTDINSKEPFNGSTPLVSAATFGKSEIVKALLAAGADTSIGNNDGSTPLHSAAFFGRVEIVQLLLDAEADKTVKNNYGATPRETVVAPFAELKPLYEMMKEQLGPLGFQLDMEELQKSRPVIAMMLQ, encoded by the coding sequence ATGAAAACTTTAAAAATTCAATCTCTCGCAATGCTTGTGGCTGTAGCTTCTGTAGTCATCTTCACACCTGCATGCTCTCAAACGACGGAAAAATCAAAGTCCGAAACCAAAGCAGAAGCTCCGGATATGGATATTCATGCAGCAGTATTGGCAGGCAATCTAGAAGTAGTGCAGCAACATATCAAAGCCGGGACGGACATAAATTCCAAGGAACCTTTCAATGGATCTACTCCATTGGTTTCTGCAGCTACATTTGGGAAATCTGAAATTGTCAAGGCCTTGCTAGCAGCTGGTGCAGACACTTCAATAGGCAATAACGATGGTTCCACCCCTTTACACTCAGCGGCCTTTTTTGGAAGGGTAGAAATCGTGCAACTCCTGCTGGATGCAGAAGCTGATAAGACAGTCAAAAACAACTACGGAGCTACCCCAAGAGAAACAGTGGTAGCACCATTTGCGGAGCTGAAGCCGCTTTATGAAATGATGAAAGAGCAGCTTGGGCCGCTTGGTTTTCAATTGGATATGGAAGAGCTTCAAAAAAGCCGTCCAGTAATCGCGATGATGCTACAGTGA
- a CDS encoding serine hydrolase domain-containing protein, protein MKNKKRLINILIPSLSIIISSIFIPWLLLRAWLAPLPDTVQEQVDNALNYKLDGIIVYVDQGGKAPELYAAGWKNKESEVPMDPQALFKIASISKLYIAVAAAKLVANDRLSLDRSLASYLPDLKGRIENSERITLRMLLRHRSGIPNFTDQEDFPWDNLPKDNQETLTFVLDRQADFSPDEKFAYSNTNYLLIGEILDKTLGYSHHGYIKKEILEPLNLHHTYSLLSEVDVKDLTSGYVIGYGPDVMSNDFTTPGGSMVSTAEETGVFIRALNDGTLLNQAEQDIYSSVYEYGHTGLLPGYQSIARYHPDLDAVVVQFVNTSGDLAWNVHEIVYNKVLKILRKNKP, encoded by the coding sequence ATGAAAAATAAGAAACGATTAATAAACATACTTATCCCTAGTCTCTCCATTATCATCTCGTCGATTTTTATCCCCTGGCTGTTACTAAGGGCCTGGCTGGCCCCACTGCCGGATACCGTACAGGAGCAAGTGGATAATGCGCTGAACTATAAGCTGGACGGTATCATCGTGTATGTGGATCAGGGAGGTAAAGCTCCGGAATTATATGCAGCAGGCTGGAAAAACAAAGAAAGTGAAGTTCCTATGGATCCTCAGGCCTTGTTTAAGATAGCAAGTATCAGTAAACTTTACATTGCAGTGGCAGCTGCTAAATTGGTGGCCAATGATCGGCTTTCGTTAGATCGAAGTTTGGCGAGTTATTTACCGGATTTGAAAGGAAGAATAGAAAATTCAGAGCGTATCACACTGAGAATGCTGCTTCGCCATAGATCCGGCATTCCCAATTTTACTGATCAGGAAGATTTTCCTTGGGATAATCTACCCAAGGACAACCAAGAAACGCTGACTTTTGTGCTAGATCGACAGGCTGATTTTTCCCCGGATGAAAAATTTGCCTATTCCAATACCAATTACCTTTTGATAGGTGAGATCCTAGACAAAACCTTAGGCTATAGCCACCACGGCTATATCAAAAAGGAGATTTTGGAACCGCTTAACCTACACCACACTTACAGTCTGCTTAGTGAAGTGGATGTGAAGGACCTGACCAGTGGTTATGTGATCGGCTATGGGCCAGATGTGATGAGTAATGATTTTACTACGCCGGGAGGGTCCATGGTGTCTACGGCAGAAGAAACAGGTGTTTTTATCCGAGCATTGAATGACGGAACATTATTGAATCAAGCGGAACAGGATATTTATAGCTCAGTCTATGAGTACGGGCATACTGGGCTTCTCCCAGGCTATCAAAGCATAGCTAGGTATCATCCCGACTTAGATGCTGTAGTGGTGCAGTTTGTCAATACAAGTGGAGACTTGGCCTGGAATGTTCACGAGATTGTTTACAATAAGGTGCTTAAAATCCTGAGGAAGAATAAACCATAG
- a CDS encoding PQQ-dependent sugar dehydrogenase: MKHVSSSITLVLLLFCAANAQESPNNTTAAFANLEIEEAFPQLSFTRPVDFQHAGDGSGKLYVVEQRGVISVFENEKMIGAKSEFLNIEARVEDSSNEEGLLGLAFHPNFEANGYFYLNYTASNPDRTVISRFTVSSSNPLQANAASELVLLEFEQPYSNHNGGQVAFGPDGYLYIGVGDGGRFGDPHENSQNLKTFLGSILRIDVDGQSEGKFYGIPSDNPFVHNSEGYKEEIYAYGLRNPWRFSFDSQTGQLWLGDVGQNKYEEIDIIQKGGNYGWNIMEADDCYKGRNCKQEGLQLPVWQYDRSQGDVSITGGYVYRGDKIPALKGKYIYADYASGRIWSLDTSNPNQAVNTLLVDADFPISSFGVDQNQELFICAFDDKIYKFK; this comes from the coding sequence ATGAAACATGTGTCCTCATCCATCACGCTCGTACTGCTCCTGTTTTGCGCAGCTAATGCTCAAGAAAGTCCCAATAATACCACAGCTGCATTTGCAAACCTGGAAATAGAAGAGGCATTCCCTCAGCTCTCTTTTACCAGACCTGTAGATTTCCAACATGCTGGAGACGGAAGCGGGAAACTATACGTGGTGGAGCAAAGGGGAGTAATTTCAGTATTTGAGAATGAAAAAATGATTGGAGCCAAATCAGAATTTTTAAACATCGAGGCTCGAGTAGAAGACTCCTCCAACGAAGAAGGCTTACTGGGCCTGGCCTTTCATCCAAACTTTGAAGCTAATGGCTACTTTTACTTGAATTACACTGCTTCCAACCCGGACAGAACAGTTATCTCTCGGTTCACCGTTTCAAGTTCAAACCCGCTACAGGCAAATGCTGCCTCTGAACTGGTATTATTGGAATTTGAACAGCCTTACTCGAATCACAATGGAGGGCAAGTCGCTTTTGGGCCAGACGGGTACTTGTATATAGGTGTGGGTGATGGAGGTAGATTCGGGGATCCACATGAAAATTCGCAGAACTTGAAGACTTTTTTAGGAAGTATACTCAGGATAGATGTGGACGGTCAATCAGAGGGTAAATTTTACGGAATTCCTTCAGACAATCCTTTTGTGCACAATTCCGAGGGGTATAAAGAAGAGATCTATGCGTATGGACTGAGGAATCCTTGGCGATTTAGCTTTGACTCGCAGACAGGACAGCTGTGGCTAGGTGATGTGGGTCAGAATAAATATGAGGAAATTGACATCATCCAAAAAGGTGGGAATTACGGATGGAATATTATGGAAGCCGATGATTGCTACAAGGGCAGGAATTGCAAACAAGAAGGGCTGCAGCTGCCCGTTTGGCAATATGATCGTAGCCAAGGTGATGTTTCTATCACCGGGGGCTACGTTTATAGAGGAGATAAAATACCTGCACTAAAGGGGAAATACATTTACGCTGATTATGCTTCTGGGAGAATCTGGAGCCTGGATACTTCTAATCCAAACCAAGCCGTTAACACATTGTTGGTAGATGCGGACTTTCCCATTTCTTCTTTTGGGGTTGACCAAAATCAGGAACTGTTCATCTGCGCTTTTGACGATAAGATCTATAAATTCAAATA
- a CDS encoding helix-turn-helix domain-containing protein, which produces MPESPSNREDFISQATALIVENASNEQFGVSELADAMNMSRSNLLRKIKSATSLSASLFIRQIRLEIAMDLLKEGSHTVSEVSYQVGFGSSSYFIKCFREHFGFPPGEVGKQQNPVKPEPLQELKAKPESWPKSVILASVLAIFIMVILAFYYLPLQESREIPSEKSIAVLPFKNESSDSSNLYFVNGLMESTLNNLQKIKDLRVISRSSVDKYRNTQKSLAEIADELQVSYFVTGSGQKVGDQVLLNIQLIEASGDRQLWAEQYNREFVDIFSIQNEVAMQIATSIEALVTPTELQQIEKKPTEDLLAYDYYLQGLDPFLSRTTEGLNQAIGLFEKAIAQDPEFALAYADIAISYYLLEMFQAEKQYTEQINSYADKALLYDSKSAESLCAKAFYYIQTKEYTLAQPYLKKALEYNPNSALAIQMLADFYFRLAPDTEKYLEYALKGVRLQVVASDSTTQSYSYLQLANALVSAGFVDEALIYINRSLDFDPNNYYAPHLRAFILFAKDGNIPRTQKLLKQELKKDPSRLDILQDLAKLYYTEEEYDSAFQYFQTFVQTREAAGLDIYRSEDIKIGMVYEKVGHREEAEKLYQSFDKFCETDQSVYKNLNLAMKYTHKGDLEQAMDHLRQFSEEENYLYWFLLIGQDPIFQPLTKHPDFDKNIQKIKDKFWEKQARIEKSLEEEGLI; this is translated from the coding sequence ATGCCAGAAAGCCCATCGAACAGAGAAGACTTCATCAGTCAAGCCACAGCTCTCATTGTAGAGAATGCCTCTAATGAACAATTCGGGGTATCTGAATTGGCAGATGCTATGAATATGAGCCGATCAAATCTGCTTCGCAAAATCAAAAGTGCCACCAGTCTTTCGGCAAGTCTTTTCATCCGGCAGATACGGCTGGAAATTGCCATGGATCTACTCAAAGAAGGTTCACACACAGTTTCTGAGGTCTCTTACCAGGTGGGATTTGGTTCATCATCTTATTTTATCAAATGCTTTAGGGAGCATTTTGGCTTTCCTCCTGGTGAAGTGGGAAAGCAGCAAAATCCCGTGAAGCCTGAACCATTACAGGAGTTAAAAGCCAAGCCAGAAAGCTGGCCAAAATCAGTGATTCTAGCCAGTGTTCTCGCCATTTTTATCATGGTTATCCTGGCTTTTTATTACCTGCCTTTGCAGGAAAGCAGGGAGATCCCCTCCGAAAAGTCTATCGCTGTACTCCCTTTCAAAAATGAAAGCTCTGATTCATCCAATCTTTACTTTGTGAATGGTCTGATGGAATCCACGCTAAACAATCTTCAAAAGATTAAGGATCTGCGGGTTATCAGTCGCTCTTCAGTCGATAAGTATAGAAACACCCAGAAGAGTTTAGCTGAAATTGCCGATGAATTACAGGTTTCCTATTTCGTTACCGGCAGCGGTCAAAAAGTAGGAGATCAGGTCTTACTCAATATACAGTTGATAGAAGCATCAGGTGATAGGCAGCTTTGGGCAGAGCAATACAATCGGGAGTTTGTGGATATTTTTTCCATTCAAAATGAAGTAGCTATGCAAATAGCAACATCCATAGAAGCCCTGGTCACTCCTACCGAACTGCAACAAATAGAAAAAAAACCTACTGAGGATCTCCTGGCTTATGATTATTACCTTCAAGGCTTAGATCCCTTTCTTTCCAGAACTACAGAAGGCCTAAACCAGGCCATTGGCTTATTTGAAAAAGCTATCGCTCAGGATCCTGAATTTGCCTTGGCTTATGCAGATATCGCCATTTCGTATTATCTGCTGGAAATGTTCCAAGCTGAAAAGCAGTATACGGAGCAGATCAATTCCTATGCAGACAAGGCTTTGCTTTATGATTCAAAATCAGCAGAAAGTCTCTGCGCCAAAGCTTTCTATTATATCCAAACCAAGGAGTACACACTCGCACAGCCCTACCTGAAAAAGGCACTGGAATACAATCCCAATTCTGCTTTGGCCATTCAGATGCTTGCTGATTTTTACTTTCGATTGGCTCCGGATACAGAAAAATACCTGGAGTATGCGCTAAAAGGCGTCAGGTTACAGGTAGTCGCCTCTGACTCCACCACACAAAGTTATAGCTATTTACAGCTTGCAAATGCCCTGGTATCAGCTGGTTTTGTGGATGAGGCGCTTATTTATATCAACCGGTCATTGGACTTTGATCCCAATAACTATTATGCTCCACATTTACGGGCTTTTATTCTCTTTGCTAAGGATGGGAATATTCCCAGAACTCAAAAGTTACTGAAGCAAGAACTGAAAAAAGACCCTAGCCGATTGGATATTTTACAGGATCTCGCAAAGCTTTATTATACTGAAGAAGAATATGATTCAGCATTTCAATACTTTCAAACTTTTGTACAAACCAGAGAAGCTGCAGGGCTGGATATTTACAGATCGGAAGACATCAAAATCGGAATGGTTTACGAAAAAGTAGGGCATCGGGAAGAAGCTGAGAAGCTCTATCAATCTTTTGACAAATTTTGCGAAACGGACCAGTCTGTATACAAAAACTTAAACCTAGCCATGAAATACACCCATAAGGGGGACTTAGAACAGGCGATGGATCACCTCAGACAATTTTCTGAAGAGGAAAATTACCTCTATTGGTTTTTACTCATAGGGCAAGACCCTATATTCCAACCCTTGACAAAACATCCTGACTTTGATAAAAACATTCAAAAAATCAAGGATAAATTCTGGGAAAAACAGGCTAGAATCGAAAAATCCTTAGAGGAAGAAGGGTTGATCTAG
- a CDS encoding (2Fe-2S)-binding protein, which produces MPKYTLQINGTSHTVESEPDTPLLYVLRDELELAGPKFGCGLSQCGACMVLIDGSATPSCVLPVSSSEDTEITTLEGLAKSPSQLHPVQQAFVDEQAAQCGYCLNGMVMATVGLLNVTPNPSLDEIKNGLERNLCRCSAHSRIIKAVQKASKNL; this is translated from the coding sequence ATGCCCAAATACACCCTTCAAATAAACGGTACCAGTCACACAGTAGAATCAGAACCTGACACTCCCCTGCTTTACGTATTACGAGATGAGTTAGAGCTAGCCGGACCAAAATTTGGCTGTGGTCTTTCCCAATGCGGTGCCTGCATGGTACTGATCGACGGGAGTGCCACTCCTAGCTGCGTACTCCCTGTTTCTTCTTCAGAAGATACTGAAATCACCACTTTGGAAGGTCTAGCAAAATCACCGAGCCAACTCCATCCCGTACAGCAAGCATTTGTAGATGAACAGGCCGCACAATGCGGCTATTGCCTCAATGGAATGGTCATGGCGACAGTTGGGCTGTTAAATGTAACTCCTAACCCAAGTCTTGATGAAATCAAAAATGGCTTAGAGCGAAACTTATGCAGATGCAGTGCACATTCCAGAATAATCAAAGCCGTACAGAAAGCTTCTAAAAACCTTTAA